One Thermococcus eurythermalis DNA segment encodes these proteins:
- a CDS encoding TldD/PmbA family protein, translating to MDASRVVELALSLGAEYAEVREERLIRTEITGSDEISVSARSTGGFGVRVLAGGSWGFVSVNSPKDLEWAVEKAVKLAQVSKGNVKLADVKPARDHVRSGMRVKPPEVPPDEKVEAVKELLNALPEASRKAVKYSDFSGIKRLITSEGTEIEWELSGISLEANLAVSSSGRSSWLFGLTGSVERGFEAFDDMRERVLTEIQGQMKCFLHGKRPRLRDVPVLLSPYFAGMIAHEALGHLAEADELPNTPLAEKLGERIAPEFVGLSDGNVCDGHGNDLYDDEGVPVKKVEILKDGVFNEPLVDRERAFLLGVAPNGHARAQSYAFEPMIRMRNTYFEPGDWTFEELLEEVKLGYYLVSAGPGQTGLDSSFTAGVMEGYVIRNGEIAEPILGATASGRALDALSGIRGMGKELDFENSYCGKGQIVRVSMGGPHVLFERGIRVV from the coding sequence GTGGACGCTTCAAGGGTAGTTGAGCTCGCGCTGTCCCTCGGCGCGGAGTACGCCGAAGTGAGAGAGGAGCGGTTGATTAGAACTGAAATCACGGGCTCGGACGAGATAAGCGTCTCCGCTCGCTCTACGGGCGGGTTCGGGGTTAGGGTTCTCGCCGGCGGTTCATGGGGCTTTGTATCGGTGAACTCTCCCAAGGATCTGGAATGGGCCGTTGAAAAGGCGGTGAAGCTCGCGCAGGTCAGCAAAGGAAACGTAAAGCTCGCCGATGTAAAACCTGCCCGAGACCACGTGAGGAGTGGTATGAGGGTAAAACCCCCGGAAGTGCCGCCCGATGAGAAGGTCGAAGCCGTCAAAGAACTCCTAAACGCACTCCCGGAGGCCTCAAGGAAGGCCGTAAAATACTCGGACTTCTCGGGCATTAAGCGGCTCATCACGAGCGAAGGCACCGAAATCGAGTGGGAGTTATCCGGGATTTCGCTTGAGGCCAATCTGGCGGTTTCTTCCAGCGGCCGGAGTTCGTGGCTCTTTGGCCTCACGGGTTCGGTCGAGAGGGGATTCGAAGCCTTTGACGATATGAGGGAAAGGGTTCTCACCGAAATCCAGGGTCAGATGAAGTGCTTCCTCCACGGAAAGAGGCCCAGGCTCCGGGACGTCCCGGTTCTCCTCTCACCATACTTTGCCGGCATGATTGCCCACGAGGCTTTGGGTCACCTCGCCGAGGCAGACGAACTGCCGAACACGCCCTTAGCGGAAAAGCTCGGCGAGAGGATTGCGCCGGAGTTCGTGGGCCTGAGCGACGGGAACGTTTGTGACGGCCACGGAAACGACCTCTACGACGATGAGGGGGTTCCAGTTAAGAAGGTCGAAATCCTGAAGGACGGGGTTTTCAACGAGCCCCTCGTGGACAGGGAGCGGGCTTTTCTGCTTGGAGTGGCGCCCAACGGGCACGCACGGGCGCAGAGCTATGCCTTCGAGCCTATGATTCGGATGCGGAACACTTACTTCGAACCCGGCGACTGGACGTTCGAGGAACTGCTCGAGGAGGTCAAGCTCGGTTACTACCTCGTGAGCGCCGGACCGGGGCAGACGGGCCTCGACTCGTCCTTTACTGCTGGTGTCATGGAGGGCTACGTCATCAGGAACGGTGAGATTGCCGAGCCGATATTAGGAGCGACCGCCAGCGGAAGGGCCCTCGATGCCCTCTCCGGAATCCGGGGGATGGGGAAGGAACTCGACTTCGAGAACTCCTACTGCGGGAAGGGGCAGATCGTCAGGGTGAGTATGGGAGGGCCGCACGTTCTCTTTGAGAGGGGAATAAGGGTGGTGTGA
- a CDS encoding class I SAM-dependent methyltransferase yields the protein MEKWDFDGWAESYDEDVKADDWIHRGYEEVLRLVAEKAKGVVVDIGCGTGNILEFAKCEEYIGVEPSAGMRAKFLGKHGFEPLNGHFLAIPLPDGRVDTVITTYAFHHVPDEEKEDAIKEMLRVLKPGGRIIIADVMFESEEEKGASARWTA from the coding sequence ATGGAGAAGTGGGACTTCGACGGCTGGGCCGAGAGCTACGACGAGGACGTGAAAGCAGACGACTGGATACACAGGGGTTATGAGGAGGTTCTCAGGCTCGTTGCGGAGAAGGCGAAGGGCGTTGTGGTTGATATAGGCTGCGGTACCGGGAATATTCTGGAGTTTGCTAAGTGCGAAGAGTACATCGGCGTTGAGCCTTCAGCCGGCATGAGGGCGAAGTTTTTGGGGAAGCACGGCTTTGAGCCTCTGAACGGCCACTTCCTAGCAATCCCTCTGCCCGATGGGAGGGTCGACACCGTGATAACGACCTACGCGTTCCACCACGTGCCCGATGAAGAGAAGGAAGACGCGATAAAGGAGATGCTTCGGGTTCTGAAACCTGGCGGGAGAATCATAATAGCGGATGTGATGTTCGAGTCGGAGGAGGAAAAAGGCGCATCGGCGAGATGGACGGCATAA
- a CDS encoding TldD/PmbA family protein gives MEREVYRLREKRIGVSLERNLRPFARVREFTAVRLVENGRLGSALAEGGNEAEALRLARETLRFSREEDYELPSGCRTRWNRTFEADVEDIAGELSALADELGEKDISLSGTVELITRRFSVESTAGADVDGAYSLMKVELEIGGRVPFQISAGSASWAGLKSLVEQYLGLVGAPREVKPPKGSVEAVMAPVSLYPLLLGPVLWKFRGSTAVKAPGMEAMEGEALASPLVTIVDDPRDEGSLRYVKADDEGVKAGRNVLIDAGVARGLLWDSYTAWKAGMESTGNGIRIGERIFDGPHNLTLAPGNETLEELISGVERGFLVLGIRGANTLDPTTGDFSVVVTPALVIERGEVKGFSRFELRGNVWGLLKNTTGVGRELTRVCFDEGFSISLPFLRTEVVV, from the coding sequence ATGGAGCGTGAAGTCTACCGGCTAAGGGAGAAACGCATCGGGGTTTCCCTTGAGAGGAACCTTAGGCCCTTCGCAAGGGTTAGGGAGTTCACAGCCGTTAGGCTCGTCGAGAACGGACGGCTTGGCTCGGCACTCGCCGAAGGTGGCAACGAGGCGGAAGCTTTACGGCTTGCCCGCGAAACACTCCGCTTTTCCAGAGAAGAGGACTACGAGCTTCCATCTGGATGCAGGACCCGCTGGAACAGGACGTTTGAGGCCGATGTAGAGGACATCGCCGGCGAGCTCTCCGCGCTAGCTGACGAACTTGGGGAGAAGGACATTTCCCTATCCGGGACTGTGGAGTTAATAACCCGGCGCTTCTCGGTTGAAAGCACAGCGGGAGCAGACGTTGATGGTGCATACTCCCTGATGAAGGTCGAGCTTGAAATCGGGGGGAGAGTGCCCTTCCAGATTTCGGCGGGTTCGGCTTCCTGGGCCGGGCTAAAATCACTCGTAGAGCAGTATCTTGGCCTCGTTGGTGCCCCTAGAGAGGTAAAACCTCCCAAAGGGAGCGTTGAGGCGGTGATGGCTCCGGTCTCGCTCTATCCGCTCTTACTAGGGCCGGTTCTCTGGAAGTTCAGGGGGAGCACGGCGGTGAAGGCGCCGGGAATGGAGGCGATGGAAGGAGAGGCTCTTGCCTCACCACTCGTAACAATCGTGGATGACCCCCGCGATGAAGGCTCGCTCCGCTACGTGAAGGCAGACGACGAAGGAGTCAAAGCGGGGAGGAACGTTCTAATTGATGCGGGCGTTGCAAGGGGTCTGCTCTGGGACAGCTACACCGCTTGGAAGGCGGGGATGGAGAGCACCGGGAACGGAATACGAATCGGTGAGCGAATCTTCGACGGTCCCCATAACCTAACTCTTGCGCCTGGGAACGAGACACTGGAAGAGCTGATTTCCGGGGTCGAAAGGGGATTTCTGGTACTTGGCATCAGGGGGGCAAACACCCTCGACCCCACCACCGGCGACTTCTCGGTCGTTGTAACGCCGGCCCTCGTCATCGAGCGGGGCGAGGTCAAGGGTTTTTCACGTTTTGAGCTCAGAGGAAACGTATGGGGGCTTCTTAAAAACACCACCGGCGTTGGAAGGGAACTAACGAGGGTATGCTTCGACGAGGGATTTTCCATCTCCCTTCCCTTCCTTAGGACAGAGGTGGTGGTATGA
- a CDS encoding carbon-nitrogen hydrolase family protein — MKVALIPMHVEAGNFEANWREFEKRFNEALKHEPDFLVFPEYCLTGFEEWDFSGAGLYGEIVKRVSALAREAGVYVVFGLLEPYKNCVYNSALLIGRNGGVLLKHRKFQEPMKFCTGNTVRTARTEFGKAAIIICGDLYNKRIAKWVRRKRPDFLFVPMEYSPDYGEPNEEDVAAMAERVGLLGAGAFIANSHPPGGAWAFDSDGKLLASSRGDEILVVDV; from the coding sequence ATGAAGGTCGCCCTAATCCCTATGCACGTTGAGGCTGGAAACTTCGAGGCCAACTGGAGGGAGTTCGAGAAGCGCTTTAACGAGGCCTTGAAGCACGAACCGGACTTCCTCGTCTTCCCGGAGTACTGTCTGACGGGCTTTGAGGAGTGGGACTTCAGCGGGGCGGGACTCTACGGTGAAATTGTGAAGAGGGTTAGCGCACTCGCCCGAGAGGCGGGCGTTTACGTCGTCTTCGGCCTCCTTGAGCCCTACAAGAACTGTGTCTACAACTCCGCCCTGCTCATCGGCCGGAACGGTGGGGTTCTCCTCAAGCACCGCAAGTTCCAGGAGCCGATGAAGTTCTGCACCGGCAACACGGTGAGAACGGCCAGAACGGAGTTCGGGAAGGCCGCGATAATCATCTGCGGCGACCTCTACAACAAGCGCATAGCCAAGTGGGTGCGGAGGAAGAGGCCGGACTTCCTCTTCGTGCCCATGGAATACTCCCCGGATTACGGTGAGCCGAACGAAGAAGACGTCGCGGCCATGGCCGAGAGGGTCGGGCTCCTTGGAGCGGGGGCCTTCATAGCCAACAGCCACCCGCCCGGGGGTGCGTGGGCCTTCGACTCCGATGGAAAGCTTCTGGCGTCATCAAGGGGTGATGAGATTCTGGTTGTGGATGTCTGA
- a CDS encoding class I SAM-dependent methyltransferase produces the protein MKVIETFYSRALDAFREFGGTDEELMWLVGSRLALFPSHGEEIRLRLRVMEEIVKRAKGKILDVGSGSGLLALALSEKGTVIGVEKRADFFPFLRELENERLKFMQGDFLRDDVGGDFDVVVFSYILHDLKPEPFLRRAVEVLSPGGRIIVGDFDLNGLKERLKESAKLHRLAVEEELVLGRASSHGKVCEAFLLVFGRVEK, from the coding sequence GTGAAAGTCATAGAGACCTTTTATTCCAGGGCCCTTGATGCCTTCAGGGAATTTGGCGGAACCGATGAAGAGCTGATGTGGCTGGTCGGTTCGAGACTGGCCCTGTTTCCGTCACACGGGGAAGAAATACGGCTGAGGCTTAGGGTTATGGAAGAAATCGTAAAACGAGCGAAGGGAAAAATCCTCGACGTTGGCTCCGGTTCAGGGTTGCTCGCCCTAGCGCTCTCCGAGAAGGGAACCGTCATCGGAGTCGAAAAGAGGGCTGACTTCTTTCCCTTCCTTCGGGAGCTTGAGAACGAGCGGCTGAAGTTCATGCAGGGCGACTTCCTCAGGGACGATGTTGGCGGGGACTTTGACGTTGTCGTTTTCTCCTACATCCTCCACGACCTCAAACCGGAACCGTTTCTCAGAAGGGCCGTGGAAGTTTTATCGCCGGGCGGTAGGATAATAGTCGGTGACTTTGACCTCAACGGTCTGAAGGAGAGGCTCAAAGAGTCAGCCAAGCTCCATAGGTTGGCTGTTGAGGAGGAGCTGGTACTTGGGCGTGCTTCAAGCCACGGAAAGGTGTGTGAGGCTTTCCTGCTTGTCTTTGGGAGGGTAGAAAAATGA
- a CDS encoding tetratricopeptide repeat protein, producing MNKANDILKRIENILWSIEVKGDLLKAREKYMEVLGEIKELPESEEKFKLMSFCLMRIANVENALGNIEDAEEFAREALKYAARSGEKVSQGRVLLVLSSILNTKQKFEEALTYVQKAKLLFKESYKEVPEFDAIQGYGWALLLEGSILLNMGKIQKAEGAAKEALKVLEGINNIPGIINAYEVLARVYDKVGKLEEKRRTEEEIKRLKENLDGG from the coding sequence ATGAACAAGGCTAATGATATTTTAAAACGTATTGAAAACATCTTGTGGTCTATTGAAGTCAAGGGAGACCTTTTGAAAGCAAGAGAAAAATACATGGAAGTGCTTGGGGAAATAAAAGAGCTCCCAGAAAGTGAAGAGAAATTTAAGCTTATGTCATTTTGTCTGATGCGAATTGCGAATGTGGAAAATGCATTGGGAAACATTGAGGATGCAGAAGAGTTTGCAAGAGAGGCACTTAAATATGCTGCTAGGTCCGGAGAAAAAGTAAGTCAGGGACGAGTATTACTTGTTCTTAGTTCAATCCTCAATACAAAGCAGAAATTTGAAGAAGCCCTAACTTATGTCCAAAAAGCCAAACTTCTATTCAAAGAATCATATAAGGAGGTGCCGGAATTCGATGCTATACAAGGTTACGGATGGGCGCTTCTTCTGGAAGGGAGTATTCTTTTGAATATGGGGAAAATCCAAAAAGCTGAAGGCGCGGCAAAAGAAGCTTTGAAAGTTCTAGAAGGCATTAACAATATCCCCGGGATTATTAATGCATATGAAGTTCTCGCTAGGGTATATGATAAGGTAGGTAAGCTAGAAGAAAAACGAAGAACTGAAGAAGAAATCAAGAGGCTGAAAGAAAATCTGGATGGGGGCTAA
- a CDS encoding COG1470 family protein produces MRRLMILILVLIVLSGVAGRVAYLQASHKNDEGTPCIYPGYGEMNARVLNLVRENVSLHVGESAEISGTVEGKAFLVDDETCHYSGHITLQAYLGPDVSKDSWSYMRGKLRDVEGLKVEISPSETTLTPGESVAFTLKVKPESEGTYYLYIVATSDTGWKSWEVIRVNVS; encoded by the coding sequence ATGAGAAGGCTCATGATTCTAATCCTGGTGCTCATCGTTCTGAGCGGAGTCGCCGGGAGAGTGGCTTATTTACAAGCCTCGCACAAAAATGATGAAGGAACCCCATGCATCTATCCCGGCTACGGCGAAATGAACGCCCGCGTCCTGAATCTGGTGAGAGAAAACGTGAGCCTGCACGTTGGAGAGAGCGCGGAAATCAGCGGCACCGTTGAGGGAAAGGCCTTTCTCGTCGACGATGAGACCTGTCACTACTCTGGACACATAACTCTGCAGGCTTACCTCGGGCCCGACGTCTCTAAGGACTCATGGAGTTATATGAGAGGGAAGCTAAGGGACGTTGAAGGCCTGAAAGTCGAGATAAGTCCCTCCGAGACCACCCTCACACCCGGAGAAAGCGTGGCGTTTACACTCAAAGTAAAGCCCGAAAGCGAGGGAACGTATTACCTTTACATCGTCGCAACCTCTGACACGGGCTGGAAGAGCTGGGAAGTCATTAGGGTTAATGTGAGCTAA
- a CDS encoding helix-turn-helix domain-containing protein, translated as MPEEDLTREVQELRKALDAMKASFELVSQMAQSYLRLLNIYAEYGGLSIDVVIPEIKHDPIAREIVKVLFDLKRANVSQITRELKGRRGKASRNTVRAKLEELKELGVVREIPSDDRGKVYALSRDVVKKWLDLIGMPIRFEQAKDY; from the coding sequence ATGCCTGAAGAAGACCTAACCAGGGAAGTCCAGGAGCTCAGAAAGGCCCTCGATGCAATGAAGGCCAGCTTTGAGCTGGTCTCTCAGATGGCCCAGTCCTATCTTAGGCTCCTCAACATCTACGCCGAGTACGGGGGCCTTAGTATAGACGTTGTTATCCCGGAGATAAAGCACGACCCCATAGCGAGGGAGATAGTCAAGGTGCTTTTCGACCTCAAGAGGGCTAACGTGAGCCAGATAACCCGGGAGCTCAAGGGGAGGCGCGGAAAGGCCTCGCGGAACACGGTGCGGGCCAAGCTGGAAGAGCTGAAGGAGCTTGGCGTTGTCAGGGAAATCCCAAGTGATGACAGGGGAAAGGTCTATGCGCTCTCCCGCGACGTGGTCAAGAAGTGGTTAGATTTGATCGGAATGCCGATTAGGTTTGAGCAGGCTAAAGATTATTGA
- a CDS encoding class I SAM-dependent methyltransferase yields the protein MPIKGEKAPDVGCGTGISTFALEELGFDIVGIDIREEAIQKAKEIAKRRRSKAKFYFMDAKRLEFEHESFDLVALLVLPCHILVFMSLTK from the coding sequence TTGCCTATAAAAGGAGAAAAAGCTCCGGATGTTGGCTGTGGCACAGGAATTTCGACGTTTGCATTAGAGGAACTCGGCTTTGATATTGTTGGAATAGATATTAGAGAAGAGGCAATTCAAAAAGCCAAGGAAATTGCAAAGAGAAGAAGATCAAAGGCGAAGTTTTACTTTATGGATGCCAAAAGATTGGAATTTGAGCATGAAAGTTTTGATCTTGTAGCTTTATTGGTTCTCCCCTGCCACATTTTAGTGTTTATGAGTTTGACGAAATAA
- a CDS encoding nitroreductase family protein encodes MRVLELAKRRKTVRKFLPERPPKEDILKAIKVAKEAPSGMNAQPWKFVIIDDDWLKGKIRELCESEEEKFYSKTKGDLMAWLNTKGFKPEKPFLSEAPYLILVFGHTKAPYWLQSTWIAVGYLLLALEELGLGTVTYTPPNPKIEELLNAPKDYKLQTILPVGYPADPKPKYERRRLEEVVSFNGF; translated from the coding sequence ATGCGCGTCCTTGAGCTGGCGAAGCGGAGGAAGACGGTCAGAAAGTTTCTTCCGGAGAGGCCCCCGAAGGAGGATATCCTAAAGGCAATCAAGGTCGCCAAGGAAGCGCCGAGCGGCATGAACGCCCAGCCCTGGAAGTTCGTAATCATCGACGACGACTGGCTGAAGGGGAAGATACGGGAGCTCTGCGAGAGCGAAGAGGAGAAGTTCTACTCAAAGACGAAGGGCGACCTGATGGCCTGGCTTAACACCAAGGGCTTTAAGCCCGAGAAGCCCTTTCTCAGCGAGGCCCCGTATCTGATCCTCGTCTTCGGACACACAAAGGCCCCGTACTGGCTCCAATCAACGTGGATAGCCGTCGGCTACCTGCTTCTTGCACTCGAAGAGCTCGGCCTCGGAACGGTAACCTACACCCCTCCGAATCCGAAAATCGAGGAGCTGTTGAACGCACCAAAGGACTACAAGCTCCAGACGATACTGCCGGTTGGCTATCCCGCAGACCCGAAGCCGAAGTACGAGAGGAGAAGGCTCGAAGAGGTGGTGAGCTTCAACGGCTTCTGA
- a CDS encoding AAA family ATPase → MEELESLILEGEPIVLLGPRRVGKTSLLNIALNENKNKICYLYYDLSPFMGQRAINVSQLVVTKSNLLAFSEKAGFRINLKIIEGWRERVTTSEYSRELLNLLRELHGRCDHGAIIFDEAQTLAFLRGLDFRGVFQLIMNSYDNISLVLTGSMPGILSNYLNPEAEEAGFSRFFNEISISRWDSKTTEEYLRKHIDIEEGEVREVSLSLSNVPGFVAMYGHLRWRGLSHSEALSRVYEKAVSLWKSDVRKFLTVYSSHTYYYLLLALAVGSPIGLRYSELMESTFEVAQKMGSSFSESSFKRALRRLKDAGFIEETETGRYLIPEPPLREALRRLRL, encoded by the coding sequence TTGGAGGAACTAGAGTCCCTCATCCTTGAAGGTGAACCCATAGTCTTACTCGGGCCGAGAAGGGTAGGAAAGACCAGCCTCCTGAACATAGCCCTGAACGAAAACAAAAACAAAATCTGCTACCTGTACTACGACCTCAGCCCGTTCATGGGGCAAAGAGCGATAAACGTTTCCCAGCTCGTCGTTACGAAGTCGAACCTGCTGGCTTTCAGTGAGAAAGCCGGTTTTCGCATAAATCTCAAAATAATCGAAGGATGGAGGGAAAGGGTAACGACATCGGAGTATTCAAGGGAGCTTCTCAACCTTCTCAGGGAACTCCACGGGCGGTGTGACCACGGGGCGATAATCTTCGATGAAGCCCAGACCCTGGCTTTTCTCAGGGGCCTTGACTTCAGAGGGGTCTTCCAGCTCATCATGAACTCCTACGATAATATAAGCCTCGTTTTGACAGGTTCAATGCCCGGAATCCTCTCGAACTATCTCAACCCGGAGGCGGAAGAGGCTGGATTTTCGAGGTTTTTCAACGAAATATCCATCAGCAGGTGGGATTCTAAGACAACCGAGGAATACCTCAGGAAGCACATAGACATTGAGGAGGGCGAGGTTAGGGAAGTCTCCCTGAGTCTATCGAACGTTCCTGGTTTCGTTGCCATGTACGGCCACCTCAGATGGAGGGGACTCAGCCACTCAGAGGCCCTTTCAAGGGTGTATGAAAAGGCGGTGAGCCTCTGGAAGAGCGACGTTAGAAAGTTCCTGACGGTCTACAGCTCCCACACTTACTATTACCTCCTCCTGGCACTGGCAGTTGGATCTCCCATAGGGCTGAGGTACTCCGAGCTTATGGAAAGCACGTTTGAAGTTGCCCAAAAAATGGGGAGCTCTTTCAGTGAATCGAGCTTTAAGAGGGCCCTGAGGCGCCTGAAGGATGCTGGCTTCATTGAAGAGACCGAAACGGGGAGGTATTTAATTCCCGAGCCCCCGCTCAGAGAAGCCCTCAGGAGGCTGAGGTTATGA
- a CDS encoding class I SAM-dependent methyltransferase, with product MFRNLGVTFEPTYEEKLWLYDPRSETGRKRLERMKELLRDVLPRLGGKALDVGCGMGISTLALEGLGFEVVGIDTQEELVKKAKEIARELGHKAEFNVMDARNLDFPDESFDLVAFLGNPLPHMSVYDFDSAVGEAFCVLKRGGVLVIEYADWVRLLHENYREVLVEEPFTSFHVGLDTLTGTVDRLFVNFEKGYLFRTRINVWAPWIVEFVLRKAGFDVKTHYRGTFSVVTVGTKRENI from the coding sequence ATGTTCCGGAACCTCGGGGTGACCTTCGAGCCGACCTACGAGGAAAAACTCTGGCTCTACGACCCGAGGAGTGAAACCGGGCGGAAGAGACTCGAACGGATGAAGGAACTCCTCAGGGACGTTCTTCCTCGACTTGGCGGGAAGGCCCTCGACGTCGGGTGCGGCATGGGAATCTCAACCCTCGCCCTCGAGGGGCTGGGCTTTGAGGTTGTAGGAATAGACACGCAGGAGGAGCTCGTAAAGAAAGCCAAGGAAATCGCCCGGGAGCTCGGGCATAAAGCCGAGTTCAATGTAATGGACGCTAGGAACCTCGATTTTCCGGATGAGAGCTTCGACCTCGTGGCTTTTCTCGGTAACCCTCTGCCCCACATGAGCGTCTACGACTTTGACTCCGCCGTGGGAGAGGCCTTCTGCGTTTTGAAGCGGGGAGGAGTTCTGGTCATCGAGTACGCCGACTGGGTTAGGCTGCTTCACGAGAACTACCGCGAGGTGCTCGTAGAGGAGCCATTCACATCGTTTCACGTTGGACTTGACACTCTCACAGGAACGGTGGATAGGCTCTTCGTGAACTTCGAGAAGGGCTACCTCTTCAGGACCAGAATCAACGTCTGGGCTCCGTGGATAGTCGAGTTCGTTCTGAGAAAGGCCGGTTTCGACGTGAAAACGCATTACAGGGGCACGTTCAGCGTCGTGACCGTCGGGACTAAGCGGGAGAACATTTAA
- a CDS encoding DUF4855 domain-containing protein, translating into MATFALWWFRWNGSNYESRMRVGDREATVLDFKDRGFDYIIALDGEGGASNYSDSPSYDNGYTDGQELAMWLTFKLNGIPYYVTIPFYESHSTSNPRGDPRGEFNNSYWHGWIDGVLSVVDSNRKGFYWSLESVLQTTTGYGAGKVSVGFIKGLSQYVRGHGLKLLWIPALGGRTVDYLRRKSSLGDNPSYSIRQYFDYIFCQPNYYQNSRMAPTNTPYDYSSLKDIVDWIYEGQMYMEMEVDRTVLGINCGGNEDCPEGMRCNAGVCWENCRSSDPDVAIGYAGDYLQAQKDVLGGKFYHRAYYFSTDLRVIDEMENYCQNSLGDRYV; encoded by the coding sequence ATGGCGACTTTCGCTTTGTGGTGGTTTAGGTGGAACGGTTCAAACTATGAGTCGAGGATGAGGGTTGGGGACAGAGAAGCAACAGTGCTGGACTTTAAAGACAGAGGTTTTGACTACATAATAGCCTTGGATGGTGAGGGAGGGGCTTCAAACTACAGTGACAGCCCTAGTTATGATAACGGCTATACAGACGGCCAGGAACTCGCTATGTGGCTCACTTTTAAGCTTAACGGAATTCCCTACTATGTTACGATCCCCTTCTACGAATCTCACTCCACGAGTAATCCAAGAGGCGACCCTCGGGGAGAGTTCAACAATTCTTACTGGCATGGCTGGATTGATGGAGTTTTGAGTGTCGTGGACTCAAACAGAAAGGGATTCTACTGGAGTCTTGAGAGTGTGCTACAAACAACTACTGGATATGGTGCAGGTAAAGTGAGTGTAGGCTTTATTAAGGGATTATCTCAATATGTCCGGGGGCACGGTCTTAAACTGCTCTGGATACCTGCACTCGGAGGACGAACTGTGGATTATTTAAGGAGAAAATCAAGTTTGGGGGATAATCCTAGTTATAGCATTCGGCAATACTTCGATTATATCTTCTGCCAGCCAAATTATTATCAAAATTCAAGAATGGCCCCAACGAATACACCCTATGATTATAGTTCCCTTAAAGACATTGTAGATTGGATATATGAAGGACAAATGTACATGGAGATGGAGGTGGATAGAACAGTCTTGGGAATAAATTGCGGTGGTAACGAAGATTGTCCTGAGGGCATGAGATGCAATGCTGGTGTTTGTTGGGAGAACTGTAGGTCATCAGACCCAGATGTTGCCATTGGCTATGCTGGAGATTACCTGCAAGCGCAAAAGGACGTTTTGGGAGGCAAGTTTTACCATAGGGCTTATTACTTCAGCACGGACTTGAGGGTTATTGACGAGATGGAGAACTATTGCCAGAACAGCTTGGGGGATCGCTATGTCTAA
- a CDS encoding protein-tyrosine phosphatase family protein, giving the protein MWRSAKFIDNNVAFSRMPTVGEIGEVAKSFDAVVVLVEEFELPYSLDEWKKRGVEVLHSPVRDFSAPSVEQLLEILRWIEGKVTEGKKVLIHCMGGLGRSGTVAVAWVMYSKRLPLREALKRVRGVRPGAVEVWDQMEVLKELERLLRSR; this is encoded by the coding sequence ATGTGGCGCTCGGCGAAGTTCATAGATAATAACGTCGCCTTTTCGAGGATGCCGACGGTGGGTGAAATAGGTGAGGTGGCTAAGAGCTTCGATGCGGTTGTTGTCCTCGTGGAGGAGTTTGAGCTGCCCTACAGCCTGGACGAGTGGAAAAAGCGGGGCGTTGAGGTCCTCCACAGCCCTGTCAGGGACTTCTCTGCCCCGTCTGTAGAACAGCTCCTTGAAATCCTCCGCTGGATAGAGGGGAAAGTGACGGAAGGCAAGAAGGTTCTAATCCACTGCATGGGCGGGCTCGGAAGGAGCGGGACGGTTGCCGTTGCCTGGGTGATGTACTCCAAGAGGCTCCCCCTAAGGGAAGCCCTAAAAAGGGTTCGTGGGGTACGGCCCGGTGCGGTTGAGGTCTGGGACCAGATGGAAGTCTTGAAAGAGCTGGAAAGGCTCCTCAGAAGCCGTTGA